The genomic region CTGATATGTCGCCTAAATACTTTCCTGAGCATCACGGAGCTTGTTTACAAGGTTTAGCGTCCTTAAATTTCGATGTGATACATTCACGTACCGAAGCCGATGAAGCGCTCTCGGCTTATGTAAGTGATATAGGAGTGCGACAGTTCCTACTGAAAAACCTTTATTGGGAAACCAAAGACCGATTGGGCTTGCGCCTGAATCTCCCTGCTTTAATTGAGAATGAAAGCGAGATAGGTGCTGAACTCCCCGATAGCAACGTGTTCGAAGGTAAAACACTCTTTCTAAAAGGAGAGTATTCTGAGTATGTGATGCCCGAAGACGAAGCCCTTATTCACACTCACTTTCCGCACGCTATTATCGATACAGTGAGCAAGGCAGGACACTGGTTACACGCTCAAAACCCTACTGAATTTTACAATAAAACCATACATTTTCTATGCGATACTTTATAAGCTTATTCATCTCCGCAACCCTTGTTTTTGTATTGGGCTACCTAAATGTAGGTGCTCATATCGAGAACTTCTTCACAGCACTCGTGGTAGCCTTTGTGCTCTCACTTCTCAATGGTATTGTACGCCCTATATTAGAGTTCATTGCCTTCCCTATTACCTTTATGACTTTTGGGCTCTTTTTATTTATCATCAACACTGTAATTGTGCTTCTGGCAAGCAAATTAGTAGGTGGCTTTGTAGTACACGGCTTCTGGGGCGGACTGATGTTCAGCACTTGTCTTTCGTTAGCTCAGGCATTAGCTCTCGCTCCTCTTGGGAAAGTAAGAAACTAATTATTGCCAAAGTTGAAGTCACTCAAAAAACTCATCTTTCTTCAACTCTTAATTCTCAACCAAAATCCTCGTCTTTAAATCCTACCAAGTACACCCTTTCTTTAGCACGAGTGATAGCCGTATAAAGCCATCGCAAGTAACCTTCATCTATGATATCATCAGGTAAGTAAGGTTTCTCCACAAACACGGCGTCCCATTGCCCCCCTTGACTCTTATGGCAGGTAATCGCATACGAAAACTTCACCTGCAAAGCATTGAAATAAGGGTTTTCTTTCACTTTCTGATATCTTTTATAAGCCGTAGGTTCATCAGCGTAATCAGCGAGTACTTCTTCATAAAGCTGATTGCTTTGAGCCGGTGATAAAGCAGGAGCTTCACTGTTTAAGGTATCTAATAATATAACCGTATCAAACGGAGGTACTTCGGGATAATCAATAAGCTGAGCCGATACCTCAGCAAAGCAGAAACCATAAGCTTCTGTAAAGTCATAAAGTTGTAATACCTCTATAGTATCACCATTGGCAATAAAACTCACTTGCGAATTATCCTTACACCAAAAGTAATTATTCTTAACCACCATTAGCAAGTCTCCGGCAGCTATTTCGTCTTCAACGTCTAAAATCACCCTGCGTATTTGGTTGTTCCAAGCCACCGCACGCTTGTTGGAGCGCACTATCACCGTAGTTTCTTCTGAGCCATAATCGTCATACGCCTCACTGATAGCGTCTTGTATTTCAGCCCCGTCAGTGAGTCGTATTATATCAGGGTGATGATTTATCTTAAAAGCGAACTGTTTTTCAGCAAGCGAAGAGAAAATGTGCTTGCGCAAACGGGTAGCATTGCGCAATATGCCCGACTTCCGTCGCTGGCGTACCACCTCAGTAAGCGTAACCGTGAGTACTTCTTTTTGAAACTGATATTCTAAATAAGGAATATTCAGTGCAGGACTTTCGAGGGTATTAACAGGAGGCAATTGCGCAGTATCGCCTATAAGTAATAGTTTGCAGTTTTTCCCAGAATACACAAAGCGCATTAAGTCGTTTAATAATGAAGGGCGCTCAAAGAGTTGATAGTCGTTATCAGCAATCATTGAAGCCTCATCTACTATAAATAAAGTATTTTGGAGCTTATTGGCACGCAGTTTGAAAGATACATCAATACCATCAGCTTTGGAATAATAAATATATTTGTGAATAGTGAAAGCCTGCCTTTGGGTGAAATAGGTCATCACTTTGGCTGCCCTACCGGTAGGTGCTAATAACACCGATTGGTGGTTTATGAGCGGTAAAGTACGG from Capnocytophaga haemolytica harbors:
- a CDS encoding phage holin family protein, producing MRYFISLFISATLVFVLGYLNVGAHIENFFTALVVAFVLSLLNGIVRPILEFIAFPITFMTFGLFLFIINTVIVLLASKLVGGFVVHGFWGGLMFSTCLSLAQALALAPLGKVRN
- a CDS encoding alpha/beta fold hydrolase; translation: MLHSQIIGEGTPFIILHGFLGMSDNWRTLGLKYAEAGFQVHLVDQRNHGRSFHSPDFSYPLMAQDLLAYADAHGLKVFHLMGHSMGGKTAMLFATEHPDRVLSLIVADMSPKYFPEHHGACLQGLASLNFDVIHSRTEADEALSAYVSDIGVRQFLLKNLYWETKDRLGLRLNLPALIENESEIGAELPDSNVFEGKTLFLKGEYSEYVMPEDEALIHTHFPHAIIDTVSKAGHWLHAQNPTEFYNKTIHFLCDTL
- a CDS encoding ATP-dependent DNA helicase, giving the protein MNEKAFFSALISVFKHEPTPSQNIVLQKITEYLFSVNASDKLFLLKGFAGTGKTSITNCLIRTLPLINHQSVLLAPTGRAAKVMTYFTQRQAFTIHKYIYYSKADGIDVSFKLRANKLQNTLFIVDEASMIADNDYQLFERPSLLNDLMRFVYSGKNCKLLLIGDTAQLPPVNTLESPALNIPYLEYQFQKEVLTVTLTEVVRQRRKSGILRNATRLRKHIFSSLAEKQFAFKINHHPDIIRLTDGAEIQDAISEAYDDYGSEETTVIVRSNKRAVAWNNQIRRVILDVEDEIAAGDLLMVVKNNYFWCKDNSQVSFIANGDTIEVLQLYDFTEAYGFCFAEVSAQLIDYPEVPPFDTVILLDTLNSEAPALSPAQSNQLYEEVLADYADEPTAYKRYQKVKENPYFNALQVKFSYAITCHKSQGGQWDAVFVEKPYLPDDIIDEGYLRWLYTAITRAKERVYLVGFKDEDFG